From Psychrobium sp. MM17-31, the proteins below share one genomic window:
- the gloA gene encoding lactoylglutathione lyase encodes MRFLHTMLRVGNLERSIEFYTKALKMRLLRQSENTEYRYTLAFLGYDDEATGTVLELTYNWDTSEYDMGTAFGHLAIGCDDIYATCDALKAAGATICREPGPVKGGTTVIAFVEDPDGYKIELIENKFAGKGLGED; translated from the coding sequence ATGCGTTTTTTACACACCATGTTACGCGTCGGCAACTTAGAACGTTCAATAGAGTTTTACACTAAGGCGCTAAAAATGCGCTTGTTACGCCAATCTGAAAACACCGAGTATCGTTACACACTAGCGTTTCTTGGTTACGACGATGAAGCAACAGGTACCGTATTAGAATTGACTTACAACTGGGACACCAGCGAATACGATATGGGCACGGCCTTTGGCCACTTAGCCATTGGTTGTGATGACATTTACGCCACCTGTGACGCTTTAAAAGCAGCAGGCGCAACCATTTGCCGCGAGCCTGGCCCAGTGAAAGGCGGCACAACAGTGATTGCCTTTGTTGAAGATCCAGACGGTTATAAAATTGAGCTGATTGAAAACAAGTTTGCAGGTAAGGGCTTAGGCGAAGATTAA
- a CDS encoding OmpA family protein, translating into MTNRLLSFSAALSVTALLALPANGMMRSYGASMQESSWSMTKNTPTACVLEHSIPRFGKVNFSSVANKNINLDFAMNMLQKPAKYTEVELRSMPPSWRANSPSAHIADLAYYKQFDGEVLDDQAWLMLNELEKGMNPTFFYRDWYNSNDSVAVGVSAVNFAPQHLAFMECVSKLLPYSFEDISFTTLNYKKNTQILDRRSQQKLKMIRDYLKYEPEMELVLVDSYTDSYGGREKNRQISKQRANDIKRMLEESGIAGDKILVTGHGEKRHIASNETVQGRNGNRRVVITMNRGY; encoded by the coding sequence ATGACAAATCGATTGCTTAGTTTTAGTGCAGCGCTTAGCGTAACGGCATTATTGGCTTTACCTGCCAATGGCATGATGCGTAGTTATGGTGCGTCGATGCAGGAATCTAGTTGGTCGATGACCAAAAACACGCCGACTGCCTGTGTACTTGAACACAGTATTCCGCGTTTTGGCAAAGTGAACTTTTCCAGTGTTGCCAACAAAAACATCAATCTCGATTTTGCAATGAATATGTTGCAAAAGCCGGCTAAATATACCGAAGTTGAACTGCGCTCAATGCCGCCAAGCTGGCGTGCAAATTCACCGTCAGCCCATATTGCCGATCTCGCTTATTACAAGCAGTTCGATGGCGAAGTGTTAGACGATCAAGCGTGGTTAATGCTTAACGAATTAGAAAAGGGCATGAATCCAACCTTTTTCTATCGCGATTGGTACAACAGCAACGACTCTGTTGCCGTTGGTGTGTCAGCGGTTAATTTCGCACCGCAACATCTAGCGTTTATGGAATGCGTAAGCAAGTTGCTGCCATATAGCTTCGAAGATATTTCATTTACGACGCTCAATTACAAAAAGAATACGCAGATTTTAGATCGCCGCTCACAGCAAAAGCTCAAGATGATCCGCGATTATCTTAAATACGAGCCTGAGATGGAGTTGGTGCTGGTAGACTCATACACCGATAGTTACGGTGGCCGTGAGAAAAACCGTCAAATATCTAAGCAGCGTGCTAATGATATTAAGCGCATGTTAGAAGAGTCGGGCATCGCTGGCGATAAAATTTTAGTGACAGGACACGGTGAAAAACGTCACATCGCATCAAATGAAACGGTGCAAGGACGTAACGGGAACAGACGCGTGGTGATCACCATGAATCGTGGATACTAA